A window from Manis pentadactyla isolate mManPen7 unplaced genomic scaffold, mManPen7.hap1 scaffold_276, whole genome shotgun sequence encodes these proteins:
- the LOC118923999 gene encoding melanoma-associated antigen 10-like encodes MLEVLGLDHQDQFPVIFSCVSECLQLAFGMDMEEVDPSDHSYNLVIALDITYRGQLHNEETLPKSSLLLLLLSIIFLEGGSVPEKKVWEMLGVLGIFPGREHVIFGDPRELIIGVWVQERYLEYQQVPDSNPTRFHLLWGPRAHVETDAVEVLEFWPKVKDSTANACLPWYKEDVGNQGGPGQASIAAADNAAAMAGASSSVTSPGFCPE; translated from the coding sequence ATGCTGGAGGTGCTGGGCCTGGATCACCAGGACCAGTTCCCTGTGATCTTCAGCTGCGTCTCCGAGTGCTTGCAGCTGGCCTTTGGCATGGACATGGAGGAAGTGGATCCCAGCGACCACTCCTACAACCTGGTCATAGCCCTGGACATCACCTACCGCGGGCAGCTGCACAATGAGGAGACCCTGCCCAAGAGCAGCCTCCTGCTGTTGCTCCTGAGCATTATCTTCCTGGAGGGTGGCTCAGTCCCTGAGAAAAAGGTGTGGGAAATGCTGGGTGTCTTAGGGATATTTCCCGGGAGGGAGCACGTCATCTTCGGGGACCCCAGGGAGCTCATCATCGGGGTCTGGGTGCAGGAGCGGTACCTGGAGTACCAGCAGGTGCCTGACAGCAATCCCACTCGCTTCCACCTGCTCTGGGGCCCCAGGGCCCACGTGGAGACCGACGCGGTGGAAGTCCTGGAGTTTTGGCCCAAGGTCAAAGATAGCACCGCTAATGCCTGTCTTCCCTGGTATAAGGAGGATGTGGGAAATCAGGGAGGGCCAGGCCAGGCTAGCATTGCCGCCGCAGACAATGCTGCCGCCATGGCCGGTGCAAGTTCTAGTGTAACGTCCCCTGGCTTCTGCCCTGAGTGA